The DNA region TTAAAGGGAATCATTTAGCAGAAAAGTTGACACCTAGAATCTGCGAAGGTAAAATACAATCATAACATAATATTATAACGTTATGATGATAGGAGGAATTCCATGCAGATTGATCGAACATTACATATTCCATTATACATTCAACTTAAAAACTTAATTGTGGAAGAAATTGAAAATCAGGTTTGGGTATCAGGTAGTCTGATTCCGTCTGAGAAAGAACTACAAGAACATTATGATGTCAGCCGAATTACGGTTCGCCAAGCAGTTAATGAACTAGTTAATGAAGGACTAGTTATCAAAAAACAAGGAAAAGGTACGTATGTTTCTTTCCCCAAATTATCTCATAATTTACCGAACCTCACGAGTTTTACAGAAGACATCCTTTCTAAAGGCCTTGTACCTCAGGCAGTGATTTTGAAAGTTGAAAAAGGAAATTATCCTGAGATTTCAAAAAAAATGGGGTTATTAAAGAACACAATGCTACTGAACATTAAAAGGCTTC from Petrocella atlantisensis includes:
- a CDS encoding GntR family transcriptional regulator encodes the protein MQIDRTLHIPLYIQLKNLIVEEIENQVWVSGSLIPSEKELQEHYDVSRITVRQAVNELVNEGLVIKKQGKGTYVSFPKLSHNLPNLTSFTEDILSKGLVPQAVILKVEKGNYPEISKKMGLLKNTMLLNIKRLRLINGEEVGIHDSYINLSVIKNSPIASTESFDYTKSIYDAIEKEGMIISHADETLEGGIANEETAELLGVKKGFPLLILERITFNSDEVPVEYVFMNYRADKYKYSVRLHRN